In a single window of the Sphingosinicella microcystinivorans genome:
- the gspD gene encoding type II secretion system secretin GspD translates to MPAPAQQVINLRDADIRAYIEDVARTTGRTFIIDPAVQGKVSVVADRPLSRTQYFEVFLSTLRANGFIAIPTDGGAFRIAPAANAAQQPSRGGSSSFVTQVIDLKSIDTQSAIEAVRPLVSAQGQITASKTGSAVVIADYADNLARVRSVLKDIDRDRTTMRLITLDNAGAREIAAAIESVSRAAGAGGAGAISVIAVDSSNSVILRGDPDAVARMAAIVSDLDKRASAGTDIQVVFLQNADAGALLPVLQQLAGQQVQVTVVNSAPQSGEGGQASGAGATVSTTPAGSAPPGPGRAVIARYEGANALVISAPPDVQRSLSEVIRKLDVRQEQVLVEAIIVEISDNAAKQLGVQFLLAGTGSNSVPFAVTNYSNSAPNLLAIAGAIGARELDRTTTTTNDGGTTTGRTASAAADALEQAAVQSLLGVSGSLFGFGGEIGNDALFGAVINAVKSDTASNVLSTPSIMTLDNQEAKILVGQEVPITTGEALSPNFDNAFRTVQRQNVGVQLEVKPQINAGGAIKLFLRQEVSSIAGPVATGSADLIINKREIETTVTVDDGDIIALGGLIDENERRTIEKVPLLGDIPLVGEIFKSRSRSRSKTNLMIFIRPTIVRSRQDAQAISARRYNYAREMQRERYPKQEPSLDALVRDYMGAAPPVAPPAAPPPAPPPSE, encoded by the coding sequence ATGCCCGCGCCTGCGCAGCAAGTCATCAACCTGCGCGACGCCGATATTCGCGCCTATATAGAGGATGTCGCCCGCACCACGGGCCGCACCTTCATCATCGACCCCGCCGTGCAGGGCAAGGTGTCGGTCGTCGCCGACCGGCCGCTGTCGCGCACGCAGTATTTCGAGGTGTTCCTCTCGACGCTCCGCGCGAACGGCTTCATCGCGATCCCCACGGACGGCGGCGCCTTCCGCATCGCGCCCGCCGCGAATGCCGCGCAGCAGCCCTCGCGCGGCGGCAGCAGCAGCTTCGTCACGCAGGTCATCGACCTCAAGTCGATCGACACGCAATCCGCGATCGAGGCGGTGCGCCCGCTCGTCAGCGCGCAGGGCCAGATCACAGCGAGCAAGACCGGCAGCGCCGTCGTCATCGCCGACTATGCCGACAACCTCGCCCGCGTGCGCTCGGTGCTGAAGGATATCGACCGCGACCGCACCACCATGCGCCTCATCACGCTCGACAACGCCGGCGCGCGCGAAATCGCCGCGGCGATCGAATCGGTGTCGCGTGCGGCAGGCGCGGGCGGCGCCGGCGCGATCTCGGTGATCGCCGTCGACAGCTCCAACAGCGTTATCCTGCGCGGCGATCCCGATGCGGTGGCGCGCATGGCGGCGATCGTCTCCGATCTCGACAAGCGCGCCTCGGCAGGCACGGACATACAGGTCGTGTTCCTCCAGAACGCCGATGCGGGTGCGCTGCTTCCGGTGCTCCAGCAGCTCGCCGGGCAGCAGGTGCAGGTCACGGTGGTGAACAGCGCCCCGCAATCCGGCGAGGGCGGGCAGGCATCGGGTGCGGGCGCGACGGTGTCCACAACGCCCGCGGGCAGCGCGCCGCCGGGTCCGGGCCGCGCCGTCATTGCACGTTACGAAGGCGCGAACGCGCTCGTCATCTCGGCGCCGCCCGACGTGCAGCGCTCGCTCAGCGAGGTGATTCGCAAGCTCGACGTGCGGCAGGAGCAGGTGCTCGTCGAGGCGATCATCGTCGAGATTTCTGACAATGCGGCGAAGCAGCTCGGCGTCCAGTTCCTGCTTGCGGGCACGGGAAGCAACAGCGTGCCGTTCGCTGTCACGAATTATTCAAACAGCGCGCCCAATCTGCTCGCGATTGCAGGGGCCATCGGTGCGCGCGAACTCGACAGGACAACGACGACCACGAACGACGGCGGCACCACGACGGGCCGCACGGCCTCGGCGGCAGCGGACGCGCTCGAACAGGCGGCGGTCCAGTCGCTGCTCGGCGTGTCCGGCTCGCTGTTCGGCTTCGGCGGCGAGATCGGCAACGATGCGCTGTTCGGCGCCGTGATCAACGCCGTGAAGTCCGATACCGCCTCCAACGTGCTGTCGACGCCGTCGATCATGACGCTCGACAACCAGGAGGCGAAGATCCTCGTCGGCCAGGAAGTGCCGATCACCACGGGCGAGGCGCTGTCGCCCAATTTCGACAACGCCTTCCGCACCGTGCAGCGCCAGAACGTCGGCGTGCAGCTTGAGGTGAAACCGCAGATCAACGCGGGCGGCGCGATCAAGCTGTTCCTGCGGCAGGAGGTGTCGTCGATCGCTGGGCCGGTGGCGACGGGCTCGGCCGATCTTATCATCAACAAGCGCGAGATCGAGACGACGGTGACGGTGGACGACGGCGACATCATCGCGCTCGGCGGCCTCATCGACGAGAACGAGCGCCGCACCATCGAGAAGGTGCCGCTGCTCGGCGACATCCCGCTCGTCGGCGAGATCTTCAAGAGCCGGTCGCGCAGCCGCTCGAAGACCAACCTCATGATCTTCATCCGCCCCACCATCGTGCGCAGCCGGCAGGACGCGCAGGCGATCAGCGCGCGGCGCTACAATTACGCGCGCGAGATGCAGCGGGAGCGCTATCCGAAGCAGGAACCCTCGCTCGACGCGCTGGTGCGCGACTATATGGGCGCCGCACCGCCGGTTGCGCCTCCAGCCGCGCCGCCGCCCGCGCCGCCCCCCTCGGAGTAG
- the gspE gene encoding type II secretion system ATPase GspE has protein sequence MTAGDAAPLPSERSIQIPYAFAKRFGVIVLDDEGAEIGVGLREGDDPRALTEVRRILGRPIVVRFVPRREFERLLQERYATDGLSAEQVSDRLGEVGDLGALAEDIPAAEDLLDTQDDAPVIRLINGVIAEAVRQGASDIHVEPYESSLIVRLRVDGVLREALRLPAKVAPLVVSRIKVMARLDIAERRLPQDGRIGLSLGGRALDVRVSTLPSRHGERVVLRILDKEQAELGLEDLGMPADLLRIVTDALKEPHGIILVTGPTGSGKTTTLYSGLRLLNDGTRNILTVEDPIEYAIEGVGQTQVNTKVGMTFAGGLRAILRQDPDVVMVGEIRDSETADIAVQASLTGHLVLSTVHTNDAVGAITRLKDLGVETFLLASSLRLVVAQRLVRRLCNVCSQPVQASAADAAPLGLDAGVVIRHAAGCPSCANTGFRGRIGVYEAVRIDEDIRQLILSGADEAVIARQAFGRAPNLAAAVRRLVVDGKTTVEEAVRIMRRDSAVDADL, from the coding sequence ATGACGGCCGGCGACGCCGCACCGCTGCCTTCCGAACGCTCGATCCAGATTCCCTATGCCTTCGCCAAGCGCTTCGGCGTCATCGTGCTTGACGACGAGGGCGCGGAGATCGGGGTCGGCCTTCGCGAAGGCGACGATCCGCGCGCGCTCACCGAGGTGCGGCGCATCCTCGGACGGCCCATCGTCGTGCGCTTCGTGCCGCGCCGCGAGTTCGAGCGGCTGCTTCAGGAGCGCTACGCGACAGACGGCCTCAGCGCCGAGCAGGTGTCGGACCGGCTCGGCGAGGTCGGCGATCTCGGCGCGCTTGCCGAGGACATTCCGGCGGCCGAAGACCTTCTCGACACGCAGGACGATGCCCCCGTCATCCGCCTCATCAACGGCGTCATCGCCGAAGCGGTGCGGCAGGGCGCGTCCGACATCCATGTCGAGCCCTACGAGAGTTCGCTGATCGTCCGCCTGCGCGTCGACGGCGTGCTGCGCGAGGCGCTGCGCCTGCCCGCGAAGGTGGCGCCGCTCGTCGTCAGCCGCATCAAGGTGATGGCGCGTCTCGACATCGCCGAGCGCCGCCTGCCGCAGGACGGCCGCATCGGGCTTTCTCTGGGCGGCCGCGCACTCGACGTGCGCGTCTCGACGCTGCCCTCGCGCCACGGCGAGCGAGTCGTGCTGCGTATCCTCGACAAGGAGCAGGCCGAACTGGGTCTCGAAGACCTCGGAATGCCCGCCGACCTGCTCCGCATCGTCACCGATGCGCTGAAGGAGCCGCACGGCATCATCCTCGTCACCGGCCCCACCGGTTCGGGCAAGACGACGACGCTCTATTCGGGCCTCCGCCTTTTGAACGACGGCACGCGCAACATCCTCACCGTCGAGGACCCGATCGAGTACGCCATCGAGGGCGTCGGGCAGACGCAGGTGAACACCAAGGTCGGCATGACCTTCGCGGGCGGCCTCCGCGCCATCCTGCGGCAGGACCCGGACGTGGTGATGGTCGGCGAAATCCGCGATTCCGAGACGGCGGACATCGCCGTGCAGGCCTCGCTCACCGGCCACCTCGTGCTCTCCACGGTCCACACCAACGATGCCGTCGGCGCGATCACGCGCCTCAAGGACCTCGGCGTCGAGACGTTCCTGCTCGCCTCGTCGCTGCGTCTCGTCGTCGCGCAGCGACTGGTGCGGCGGCTCTGCAACGTGTGCTCGCAGCCGGTGCAGGCGAGCGCCGCCGACGCCGCGCCATTGGGCCTCGATGCGGGCGTCGTCATCCGCCACGCGGCGGGCTGTCCGTCCTGCGCCAACACCGGCTTCCGGGGCCGCATCGGCGTCTACGAGGCGGTCCGCATCGACGAGGATATCCGCCAGCTTATCCTGTCCGGTGCGGACGA